The Humulus lupulus chromosome 3, drHumLupu1.1, whole genome shotgun sequence genome window below encodes:
- the LOC133822687 gene encoding auxin efflux carrier component 3-like, whose amino-acid sequence MITWKDLYTVLTAVVPLYVAMILAYGSVRWWKIFTPDQCSGINRFVAIFAVPLLSFHFISTNDIYKMNFRFIAADTLQKIIMLFVLAIWTNFTKNGSLEWMITIFSLSTLPNTLVMGIPLLIAMYNKEAGSLMVQVVVLQCIIWYTLLLFLFEYRGAKMLIMEQFPETAASIVSFKVDSDVVSLDGRDFLETDAEIGDDGKLHVTVRKSNASRRSLGPCSLPGMTPRPSNLTGAEIYSLSSSRNPTPRGSNFNNADFYSMMGVQGFQARHSNFGPGDMYSVQSSRGPTPRPSNFEENCAPMAAQTTASPRFGFYPAQTVPSAYPAPNPEFASTVAKSTKNQSTQEKPQQQPQQPSQHGSAAKANHDAKELHMFVWSSSASPVSEGGGLHVFGGTEFGASEQSGRSDQGAKEIRMLVADHPQNGENKTVPESEGFGGEAFSFAGRNGEEDDELRDQKDMGPTVLNKLGSSSTAELHPKIAGNPDLGVGKQLPPASVMTRLILIMVWRKLIRNPNTYSSLIGLIWSLICFRWNVNMPEIIKESISILSDAGLGMAMFSLGLFMALQPKIIACGNSVATFAMAVRFLTGPAVMAVASIAVGLRGTLLHIAIVQAALPQGIVPFVFAKEYNVHPAILSTGVIFGMLIALPITLVYYIVLGL is encoded by the exons AACCGGTTCGTCGCTATTTTCGCGgttcctcttctttcttttcactTCATCTCCACTAACGATATTTACAAGATGAACTTCCGGTTCATCGCCGCCGACACTTTACAGAAGATCATCATGCTCTTCGTCCTTGCAATTTGGACCAATTTCACCAAAAACGGCAGCTTGGAGTGGATGATTACCATTTTCTCACTCTCTACCTTGCCAAACACTTTGGTCATGGGGATTCCGCTCTTGATAGCTATGTACAACAAAGAAGCGGGAAGCCTCATGGTCCAGGTGGTGGTGCTCCAGTGTATCATCTGGTACACTCTCCTCCTTTTCCTCTTTGAGTATCGTGGCGCCAAGATGCTGATCATGGAGCAGTTCCCGGAGACCGCTGCTTCCATTGTCTCCTTCAAGGTCGATTCCGACGTCGTCTCACTTGACGGCCGGGATTTCCTCGAGACCGACGCTGAAATCGGTGATGACGGAAAGCTTCACGTGACTGTCAGAAAATCCAACGCTTCGAGACGGTCACTAGGTCCATGCTCGCTCCCTGGAATGACACCTCGGCCATCGAATCTCACCGGCGCCGAAATTTACAGCCTTAGCTCCTCTCGGAATCCGACTCCGAGAGGCTCGAACTTCAACAACGCTGATTTCTACTCCATGATGGGAGTTCAGGGCTTCCAGGCCCGACATTCAAATTTCGGACCCGGTGACATGTATTCTGTCCAATCTTCGCGAGGTCCGACTCCAAGACCATCCAATTTCGAGGAGAATTGCGCTCCAATGGCGGCTCAGACCACAGCCTCGCCGAGGTTCGGGTTTTACCCTGCCCAAACGGTGCCGTCTGCGTACCCGGCTCCGAACCCGGAATTTGCCTCCACTGTGGCAAAGAGCACGAAAAACCAATCGACTCAAGAGAAACCACAACAGCAGCCACAGCAGCCGAGTCAGCATGGTTCGGCGGCTAAAGCAAACCACGACGCTAAAGAGCTTCACATGTTCGTTTGGAGCTCGAGTGCTTCTCCGGTCTCCGAAGGTGGTGGGCTCCACGTCTTCGGCGGTACGGAGTTTGGAGCTTCGGAGCAATCTGGGCGGTCCGATCAAGGCGCCAAGGAGATCAGGATGTTGGTTGCCGATCATCCTCAAAATGGAGAAAACAAAA CTGTTCCGGAAAGCGAGGGCTTTGGTGGAGAAGCGTTCAGCTTCGCTGGGAGGAATGGAGAGGAAGATGATGAATTAAGGGATCAAAAAGATATGGGACCCACCGTGCTGAACAAACTGGGGTCCAGTTCCACGGCTGAGCTACACCCAAAAATTGCCGGAAACCCAGATCTCGGCGTCGGAAAGCAATTGCCTCCGGCGAGTGTTATGACCCGTCTGATCCTGATCATGGTTTGGAGGAAGCTTATCCGAAACCCAAACACCTATTCCAGCCTCATTGGTCTGATTTGGTCTCTTATCTGCTTCCG GTGGAATGTGAATATGCCGGAAATAATAAAGGAATCAATCTCCATACTGTCAGACGCAGGTCTTGGAATGGCTATGTTCAGCTTAG GTCTCTTTATGGCACTTCAGCCCAAGATAATTGCATGTGGCAACTCAGTAGCCACCTTTGCCATGGCTGTTAGATTTCTTACTGGTCCAGCCGTAATGGCTGTTGCCTCCATTGCTGTGGGCCTTCGCGGTACTCTGCTTCACATAGCTATAGttcag GCTGCGCTTCCACAAGGAATTGTTCCTTTTGTTTTTGCCAAAGAGTACAATGTTCATCCAGCCATTCTTAGCACTGG GGTGATATTTGGAATGTTGATAGCATTACCAATAACACTTGTCTACTACATAGTGCTTGGATTGTAA